Proteins encoded in a region of the Streptomyces akebiae genome:
- a CDS encoding DUF4231 domain-containing protein: MAATPGPSTTVSDRDLPPLFQVCDEKAVTHQGESFKVVRLQLVALLLATATASLAERVGSRVPSAVAAVLYALTIGIGVYVSRRRARAQWQAHRAAAEVVKSLAWQFMVHGGPFPSRLVNPEARFAERLEERLSELRKVGWEDPRESVTELGLGQITPTMRTVRAKAFAARRDIYLRDRVLNQLAWYGGKAGQAHQASVRWSGVTTTLTALALVTAVARASGVIGSRWDPTGVLSAAAAAGVAWQEVRRHRPLTYAHKLVEQDLDTLRVTMTTTVTEDGWADAVAEAERLVSPQHTDWLVRFGT; this comes from the coding sequence ATGGCTGCGACGCCCGGCCCCAGCACTACGGTGAGTGATCGAGATCTGCCCCCGTTGTTCCAGGTGTGCGATGAGAAGGCGGTGACCCATCAGGGTGAGTCGTTCAAGGTCGTCCGTCTGCAACTGGTCGCCCTGCTGCTCGCGACCGCCACCGCCTCACTCGCGGAGCGGGTCGGCAGTCGGGTGCCCTCGGCCGTCGCGGCCGTGCTGTACGCCCTGACCATAGGGATCGGCGTCTATGTGTCCCGTCGCCGTGCGCGGGCACAGTGGCAGGCTCACAGGGCGGCGGCCGAGGTGGTCAAGTCGCTGGCCTGGCAGTTCATGGTCCACGGCGGACCGTTCCCCTCACGGCTCGTCAACCCCGAGGCACGGTTCGCCGAACGGCTGGAGGAGCGGCTCAGCGAACTGCGCAAGGTGGGGTGGGAGGACCCGCGCGAGTCCGTCACCGAACTCGGGCTCGGGCAGATCACGCCGACGATGCGTACGGTGCGCGCCAAGGCCTTCGCGGCGCGGCGCGACATCTATCTCCGCGACCGGGTTCTGAACCAGCTGGCGTGGTACGGCGGCAAGGCCGGGCAGGCGCACCAGGCGTCCGTACGCTGGTCGGGCGTCACCACCACCCTCACCGCGCTGGCCCTGGTCACCGCCGTGGCCCGGGCCTCAGGTGTCATCGGCAGCCGCTGGGACCCGACCGGGGTCCTCAGCGCCGCCGCCGCGGCCGGTGTCGCCTGGCAGGAGGTACGACGGCACCGCCCGTTGACGTACGCGCACAAGCTCGTCGAACAGGATCTGGACACCCTGCGCGTCACCATGACCACCACCGTCACCGAGGACGGGTGGGCCGACGCGGTCGCGGAGGCGGAGCGGCTGGTCTCGCCGCAGCACACGGACTGGCTGGTGCGGTTCGGGACCTGA